In one Leptospiraceae bacterium genomic region, the following are encoded:
- a CDS encoding OmpA family protein has translation MDSNKKSYFRLLVVAISLSLFSGNLVFAQDSSSKDNTAGESSLDWFYWRSEYKELLNSKNEISRQYNSIKERYDKETGDLTKKNWELEARIKELETSIAELEKSGEPNRERIAALEKELEDLKKQKQQLESQLAAEKNRIKSLESQLAAEKNKVKSLESQVAAKERALKDGQNNAAATKKLQDEINSLKNQLAAEKNKVANLEKQLAAEKNKTASLQKQVADLNSKLAKSGSGSSEADKKTIARLQNEINNLKNEKAQNQAKINQLNNEIANLKKSSGSADKAIEENKKLLSRLQALEKENAALKNKIAGLEKQIAANQKALTDSQKASGDVKKLQDKIAQLEKEKAELQKQANKAPEYQKELDGLLKQISELQKQVDILNEKLAKNRSGDSELQALKKENEDLKKQKADLEKKLAANTNSGGDIKKLKDENAALLKEKQNLLKKINDTEKALADSKKAQTDAQKALADSKKALTDAQKALADSKKSQPADNSKKNADEAAKYQAEIKKLNDKIAQLEKANKDLEAKAKSNTAGKTDNSSPELMKLIQQVTELQKQVAELSAKLSKSGGTSPAPVNNTGDSKKLQAELDNLKKANAELEKKLAGNQNAIANLEKVQKENEALKKDKAELEKKLASNGDAEKKIKALTDEIAALKKERDELKKSGGNSSTSNEQIKKLEEKVAELTKKLQEVIAKLSRDPAEIDKLEADNKKLQEDLAKAQKELDGLKNAKTKTEDKSKDSKAASEDLAKLQNEINGLKKAKEESDKQAAKARVLEEENKKLQAEKAALQKQLADNKNAAPKVDTKKLEQEIANLQKQKADSDKKLAQALAEKKKAEDNLNQIQKQTSDSTAKLNKALADQKKLEEEKKKLAEEKAKLLADLEALKKQKSSNDDAIVKSKEEYEKKKQDLDKKLAELNDKILSLENEKTAMNQKLLALNAEKQGVDKELNNLKDEYLVLSEENKKQREEIERLKQQADSLKKSLKDEIKDGQVTVDDSNSDRININLNNKLTFAPGSSELSPDGKRALRKITSVLNKYPENTIFVEGHTDSTPVKHKKNKFKDNWELSTKRAMSVLRYLLSLGKYEPGKFAVAGYADYKPVASNQTLKGRKQNRRVELIIVPRKKVAEDK, from the coding sequence ATGGACAGCAATAAAAAATCTTATTTTCGTTTACTGGTTGTGGCAATTTCCCTGAGTTTGTTTTCGGGAAATTTGGTATTTGCCCAGGATTCAAGTTCTAAAGACAATACAGCAGGAGAAAGTTCTCTGGATTGGTTCTATTGGAGATCGGAATATAAGGAACTTCTAAATTCTAAAAATGAAATCTCAAGGCAATACAATTCGATTAAAGAACGGTATGATAAAGAAACGGGAGATCTGACAAAAAAGAACTGGGAACTCGAAGCCCGCATAAAGGAATTAGAAACCAGCATTGCCGAACTCGAAAAAAGTGGCGAACCAAATCGAGAAAGAATCGCAGCTCTGGAAAAAGAACTTGAGGATCTAAAAAAACAAAAACAACAATTAGAATCCCAGCTCGCAGCAGAAAAAAACAGGATAAAAAGTCTTGAGTCCCAACTCGCAGCCGAGAAGAATAAAGTAAAAAGCCTGGAGTCACAGGTAGCTGCTAAAGAAAGAGCCTTAAAAGACGGACAGAATAATGCTGCTGCTACAAAAAAGCTTCAGGATGAAATTAACTCTCTAAAAAACCAGTTAGCCGCAGAAAAGAATAAGGTAGCCAATCTTGAAAAACAATTGGCTGCGGAGAAAAATAAAACAGCAAGTCTCCAAAAACAGGTTGCGGATCTCAATTCAAAGTTAGCAAAAAGCGGCTCAGGTTCCAGTGAAGCAGACAAGAAGACAATAGCCCGCTTACAAAATGAAATCAATAACCTGAAAAACGAGAAAGCTCAAAACCAGGCCAAGATTAATCAATTAAATAATGAAATTGCAAATCTGAAGAAATCCAGCGGTTCAGCAGATAAAGCCATTGAAGAAAACAAAAAACTTCTTTCTCGCCTGCAAGCACTTGAAAAAGAAAATGCTGCTCTAAAAAATAAAATTGCCGGTCTGGAAAAACAGATCGCTGCGAACCAGAAAGCTTTAACCGATAGCCAGAAAGCTTCCGGAGATGTAAAAAAGCTACAGGACAAAATTGCACAGCTTGAGAAAGAGAAAGCCGAACTTCAAAAACAGGCAAATAAAGCTCCGGAATACCAGAAAGAACTTGATGGTCTTTTAAAACAGATTTCAGAACTTCAAAAACAGGTAGACATTCTCAATGAAAAACTGGCCAAAAATCGTTCCGGAGATTCTGAATTACAGGCTCTGAAAAAAGAGAATGAAGATTTAAAAAAACAAAAAGCAGATTTAGAGAAAAAGCTGGCAGCAAACACAAATTCCGGTGGTGACATTAAAAAACTGAAAGATGAGAATGCGGCCCTACTCAAAGAAAAGCAGAATCTTCTTAAAAAAATAAATGATACCGAAAAAGCTTTAGCGGATAGCAAAAAAGCTCAGACAGATGCACAGAAAGCTTTAGCGGATAGTAAAAAAGCCCTAACAGACGCACAAAAAGCCCTGGCGGATAGTAAAAAAAGTCAGCCCGCAGATAATTCCAAAAAGAATGCAGACGAAGCTGCAAAATACCAGGCTGAGATCAAAAAGCTCAACGACAAGATCGCTCAATTAGAAAAGGCAAATAAGGATCTGGAAGCCAAAGCAAAATCTAACACCGCAGGTAAAACAGATAATAGTAGTCCTGAGCTTATGAAACTGATTCAGCAGGTAACTGAACTCCAAAAACAGGTTGCAGAGCTGAGTGCAAAATTATCAAAATCCGGTGGCACAAGTCCTGCACCGGTCAATAACACCGGAGATTCAAAAAAACTTCAGGCGGAACTGGATAATTTAAAGAAAGCCAATGCGGAACTGGAAAAGAAATTAGCAGGCAATCAGAATGCGATTGCAAATCTTGAAAAAGTTCAAAAAGAAAATGAAGCTTTAAAGAAAGACAAAGCTGAATTAGAGAAAAAATTGGCGAGTAACGGAGACGCTGAGAAGAAAATCAAGGCTTTAACTGATGAAATTGCCGCGCTGAAAAAAGAAAGAGATGAATTAAAGAAATCCGGTGGTAACTCTTCTACCAGCAATGAGCAAATAAAAAAACTGGAAGAAAAAGTTGCCGAATTAACCAAAAAACTTCAGGAAGTCATAGCCAAACTTTCCAGGGATCCGGCTGAGATTGATAAGTTAGAAGCTGATAACAAGAAACTTCAGGAAGACCTGGCAAAAGCTCAGAAAGAGTTAGATGGTTTAAAAAATGCCAAAACAAAAACAGAAGATAAATCTAAAGATTCCAAAGCTGCATCAGAAGATCTTGCAAAACTTCAAAACGAAATTAATGGCCTGAAAAAAGCCAAAGAAGAGAGCGATAAGCAGGCAGCCAAAGCCAGGGTTTTAGAAGAAGAAAACAAAAAGCTTCAGGCAGAAAAAGCAGCTCTTCAAAAGCAATTAGCTGATAATAAAAATGCAGCACCTAAAGTTGATACAAAGAAATTGGAGCAAGAAATTGCCAATCTGCAAAAACAAAAAGCAGATTCCGACAAAAAACTCGCTCAGGCACTTGCTGAGAAGAAGAAGGCTGAAGATAATCTGAATCAAATCCAAAAGCAAACTTCGGATAGCACTGCGAAGTTGAATAAAGCTTTAGCCGATCAAAAGAAACTGGAAGAAGAAAAGAAGAAACTGGCTGAAGAAAAAGCCAAACTTCTGGCTGATTTAGAAGCTTTGAAAAAACAAAAGTCTTCTAACGATGATGCTATCGTAAAATCCAAAGAAGAATACGAGAAGAAAAAACAGGATCTCGATAAAAAGCTGGCTGAGCTGAACGATAAAATCTTGAGTCTGGAAAACGAGAAAACAGCTATGAATCAGAAGTTACTGGCTCTTAATGCTGAAAAACAGGGCGTTGATAAAGAGCTAAATAATCTAAAAGATGAATATCTTGTTTTATCGGAAGAGAACAAAAAGCAAAGAGAAGAAATCGAAAGATTAAAGCAACAGGCCGACAGTCTGAAAAAGAGTTTGAAAGACGAAATCAAAGATGGACAGGTAACAGTTGATGACAGCAATTCAGATAGAATTAATATTAATCTGAATAACAAGCTGACTTTTGCACCTGGTTCTTCAGAACTAAGCCCTGATGGAAAAAGAGCTTTACGTAAAATAACCAGTGTTTTGAACAAATATCCGGAAAATACAATTTTTGTGGAAGGACATACAGATAGTACCCCGGTAAAACATAAGAAGAATAAATTCAAAGATAACTGGGAACTGTCTACCAAAAGAGCAATGAGTGTTCTGCGTTATCTCCTCTCCTTAGGAAAATATGAGCCGGGTAAATTTGCCGTAGCCGGATATGCAGACTATAAACCTGTAGCTTCCAATCAAACCCTGAAGGGAAGAAAACAAAACAGAAGGGTTGAGTTAATTATTGTTCCAAGAAAGAAAGTAGCAGAAGACAAATAA
- a CDS encoding beta-glucosidase, producing the protein MQKLEFPKEFVWGTATAAYQIEGSPKEDGKGESIWDRFSHTRGKIRTKETGDIACDHYKRYKEDIALMAELGYSAYRFSVSWPRIMPNGKGPVQKRGMDFYDRLVDELKQKNIEPFLTLYHWDLPQKLQEEGGWLNRDTASYFADYTEEMVKKLGDRVKFWITLNEPWIFTVLGYFLGVHAPGLRKIFRFYKVAHNVLLAHGLSLAKIRAVNKSVRVGITNALSPVHSHRLDKYSHSVTIANAVMNRLWMDPIFLKKYPTAIERKVLAQNKGDIHPEDMKIISAPIDFLGVNNYSRTIIKPLPIPVYPFVPVTAFYPGVKLTEMGWEVYPDGLYQILKWIKEEYGNPPVYITENGVAYKDKLENTKISDPERIDFLKKYLSSVHRAILEGADVRGYFVWSFMDNFEWAEGNAKTFGLVHIDRTSSDLKRYAKDSAYWYSDVIKQNGFQF; encoded by the coding sequence ATGCAAAAATTGGAATTTCCTAAAGAGTTTGTCTGGGGAACAGCAACCGCTGCCTATCAGATTGAGGGTTCACCCAAAGAGGATGGTAAAGGAGAATCTATCTGGGATAGGTTCAGTCACACAAGGGGAAAAATTCGTACAAAAGAGACCGGGGATATCGCCTGCGATCATTACAAACGATATAAAGAAGATATTGCTTTAATGGCAGAACTGGGTTATTCCGCTTATCGCTTTTCTGTATCCTGGCCGAGAATCATGCCAAATGGAAAAGGTCCTGTTCAGAAAAGAGGTATGGATTTCTATGATAGGCTGGTAGATGAGCTAAAACAGAAAAATATAGAACCCTTCTTAACCCTTTATCACTGGGACTTACCTCAAAAGCTCCAGGAAGAAGGAGGCTGGTTGAATCGCGATACGGCTTCCTATTTTGCTGACTATACTGAAGAAATGGTAAAGAAGTTAGGCGATAGAGTGAAATTCTGGATTACCCTGAATGAGCCCTGGATTTTTACTGTGCTCGGTTACTTCCTGGGTGTACATGCTCCCGGCCTTAGAAAAATATTTCGATTCTATAAAGTTGCACATAATGTTTTATTGGCTCATGGTCTTTCTCTGGCTAAAATTCGTGCTGTAAATAAATCCGTTCGAGTAGGAATTACCAATGCCCTTTCTCCGGTTCATTCTCATCGTCTGGATAAATACAGTCATTCAGTAACTATTGCAAATGCGGTGATGAATCGTCTCTGGATGGATCCTATCTTTTTGAAAAAATATCCGACTGCTATTGAAAGAAAAGTTTTGGCTCAGAATAAAGGGGATATCCATCCGGAAGATATGAAAATCATTTCTGCTCCGATTGACTTTTTAGGAGTTAACAATTATTCGAGAACGATAATAAAACCCCTTCCTATACCTGTGTACCCGTTTGTACCGGTTACAGCTTTTTATCCCGGAGTAAAGCTTACCGAAATGGGCTGGGAAGTTTATCCGGATGGACTTTACCAGATTTTAAAATGGATAAAAGAAGAATATGGTAATCCTCCTGTTTATATCACGGAAAATGGAGTAGCATATAAAGATAAATTAGAAAACACGAAGATAAGCGATCCGGAAAGAATTGATTTTTTGAAAAAATATCTTTCTTCCGTACATAGAGCTATTCTGGAAGGAGCAGATGTTAGAGGTTATTTTGTCTGGTCATTTATGGATAATTTTGAATGGGCAGAAGGAAACGCAAAAACTTTCGGGCTCGTACATATCGATAGAACTTCTTCTGACTTAAAACGTTATGCAAAAGATAGTGCTTACTGGTATAGTGATGTAATTAAGCAAAATGGCTTTCAGTTCTGA
- a CDS encoding PD-(D/E)XK nuclease family transposase yields the protein MISENKLVRFDWAMKYLLRDKSNFDILEGFLSALLNEDITVLSLAESESNREDENDKFNRVDLLVEDKEKRKFIIEIQNNRETHYLERLLYGTSKVIVENLSSGDLYRNVVKVLSISILYFDLGIGDDYIYYGNTEFRGVHTHKPLIVRERVYLPEVFEPKFRLKEKNVFPEYYLIRVEKFEDIIESPIDEWIYMIKHSEVKDSFHSKNINRAREKLNLMKMPEGDRRKYEKYLSNLASELDVMETAREEGRAEERKKTERERVRAEQEKQRAEQEKQRAEEEKKKREEFIRTIIQSEKFTPQEITNMFGIKEEEFRELL from the coding sequence ATGATTTCTGAGAATAAGCTGGTGCGTTTTGACTGGGCTATGAAATACCTGCTGAGGGATAAGTCTAACTTTGACATTCTGGAAGGGTTTCTCTCGGCTCTTCTTAATGAGGATATTACAGTTCTCAGTCTGGCCGAAAGTGAATCCAATCGGGAAGATGAAAATGATAAATTCAACCGGGTTGACTTGCTCGTAGAGGACAAAGAAAAACGCAAATTCATCATAGAAATTCAGAACAACCGGGAAACACATTATTTAGAAAGACTCCTTTACGGCACCTCTAAAGTAATCGTAGAAAACCTATCTTCCGGAGATTTATATAGGAATGTGGTAAAGGTTTTATCCATCAGCATCCTCTATTTTGATCTCGGCATAGGTGATGACTATATATACTACGGAAATACAGAGTTCAGGGGTGTTCATACCCATAAACCACTTATCGTTCGAGAGAGGGTCTATTTGCCGGAGGTCTTTGAACCCAAATTTCGTCTAAAAGAGAAAAATGTGTTCCCGGAATATTACTTGATTCGCGTAGAGAAATTTGAAGATATAATCGAAAGCCCCATAGATGAGTGGATCTACATGATAAAGCACAGCGAGGTAAAAGATTCCTTTCATTCAAAAAATATCAACAGGGCCCGTGAAAAACTCAATCTGATGAAGATGCCGGAAGGAGATAGGCGTAAGTATGAGAAGTATCTGTCCAATCTGGCCTCAGAGCTGGATGTAATGGAAACAGCCCGTGAGGAAGGTCGTGCGGAAGAAAGAAAGAAAACAGAAAGAGAAAGAGTGAGAGCAGAACAGGAAAAGCAAAGGGCAGAACAGGAGAAACAAAGAGCAGAAGAAGAAAAAAAGAAAAGAGAGGAATTTATACGGACTATCATTCAATCCGAAAAATTTACTCCTCAGGAAATTACAAATATGTTTGGCATAAAGGAGGAAGAATTTCGAGAACTGCTTTAA
- a CDS encoding MFS transporter, translating to MEKRFPYWIAFLMAVNIIFLTADNNIISAVLKQIEIEYKVDSGQIGLMSLFFSVLGAAVSLVFGYLSDKVNRKKLFAISVLLAEVPCLLSAYAPDFQTFYVLRILTGLGVGAAFPIVFSMIGDFFDKNQRTLAAAILTTCWGIGGILGILVAGYCLGAGYGWRLPFILVAVPNFFLVPLFYFFVPEPRKGAVEAGIGELIESGEISYPRSIRFSDYSKLVSLKTNLLLFLQGIFGTIPWGALILLVKFLTETKGFDVNTATNIYAVFGIGAVLGGILGGIAGGSLFKKKAAYQPLFSSITTFIGMLFTVGFVYFIPSDPVLVGLFGLLGAAFATVTGANMRNMLLSTNPPEDRGAIFSIFNLTDAVGYGIGQFVAGQLAVYLGLTHALGISFTFWLPCSIFLFVASLYFGRDVENLDKEMKELGEKSKGVS from the coding sequence TTGGAAAAACGATTTCCTTACTGGATAGCCTTCTTAATGGCCGTAAACATCATTTTTTTAACCGCAGATAACAATATTATCAGTGCTGTTTTAAAGCAAATAGAAATTGAATACAAGGTAGACTCAGGCCAAATCGGTCTTATGTCCTTATTCTTTTCTGTCCTTGGCGCTGCGGTAAGCCTTGTCTTCGGCTATCTTTCTGATAAGGTAAACCGCAAAAAACTATTTGCGATTTCCGTTCTCCTTGCAGAAGTTCCCTGTCTTCTAAGCGCCTATGCCCCGGACTTCCAAACATTTTATGTTCTTCGCATCCTGACCGGTCTCGGGGTCGGAGCCGCTTTCCCTATCGTATTTTCCATGATAGGGGATTTCTTTGATAAAAATCAGAGGACACTTGCGGCCGCTATTCTTACAACCTGCTGGGGTATCGGGGGAATTCTGGGCATCCTTGTTGCAGGGTACTGTCTCGGAGCAGGCTATGGCTGGAGACTCCCCTTTATTTTAGTAGCCGTACCCAATTTTTTCCTGGTTCCTCTTTTCTATTTTTTTGTTCCGGAGCCCAGAAAGGGAGCGGTAGAAGCCGGAATCGGAGAATTGATCGAATCAGGTGAAATTTCTTATCCCAGAAGTATTCGTTTTTCCGATTATTCGAAACTCGTTTCTCTCAAAACTAACCTCCTTCTATTTTTACAGGGTATATTTGGAACTATTCCATGGGGAGCCTTAATTTTACTCGTGAAATTTCTAACCGAAACTAAGGGTTTTGATGTAAATACTGCCACGAATATATACGCTGTTTTCGGTATCGGTGCCGTTCTGGGAGGAATCCTTGGAGGTATAGCCGGGGGAAGCTTATTTAAAAAGAAAGCAGCCTACCAACCCCTTTTTTCCTCTATTACTACGTTTATTGGTATGCTTTTCACTGTCGGTTTTGTATATTTTATCCCCTCTGATCCGGTATTAGTGGGCCTATTCGGTCTTCTGGGGGCCGCTTTTGCGACAGTCACCGGAGCCAATATGCGAAATATGCTTTTAAGCACCAATCCACCCGAAGACAGGGGAGCTATTTTTTCTATATTTAACCTGACAGACGCGGTGGGTTATGGAATCGGTCAATTTGTAGCCGGACAGCTTGCTGTTTACCTGGGGCTTACCCACGCTCTTGGAATTTCTTTTACCTTCTGGTTACCCTGTTCCATATTTCTTTTCGTCGCCAGCTTATATTTTGGTCGGGATGTAGAAAATCTGGACAAAGAAATGAAAGAACTGGGAGAGAAAAGTAAAGGGGTTAGTTAA